Proteins from one Geomonas agri genomic window:
- a CDS encoding low affinity iron permease family protein, with amino-acid sequence MEQHMSRFSRFATWASHTSGHPSSFIFALAIIVVWAVTGPLFKFSDTWQLVINTGTTIITFLMVFVIQNTQNRDSAAIQLKLDEIIRSLDGANNALLNMEELDEKDLESIRESYLKLAEEARANLRKGRKQKYASPPAV; translated from the coding sequence ATGGAACAGCATATGTCCCGTTTCAGCCGCTTCGCCACCTGGGCCTCCCATACTTCGGGACACCCGTCCTCCTTCATCTTCGCCCTGGCGATCATCGTGGTCTGGGCTGTCACCGGGCCGTTGTTCAAGTTCAGCGATACCTGGCAGTTGGTGATCAATACCGGCACCACCATCATCACCTTCTTGATGGTCTTCGTGATCCAGAACACTCAGAATCGCGACTCGGCGGCGATTCAGCTCAAGTTGGACGAGATCATCCGGTCGCTCGACGGGGCGAACAACGCACTCCTCAACATGGAAGAACTGGACGAGAAGGATCTCGAATCGATCAGGGAGAGCTACCTGAAACTGGCTGAGGAAGCGCGCGCCAACTTGCGCAAGGGGAGAAAACAAAAATACGCGAGTCCACCCGCCGTGTAA
- a CDS encoding DUF748 domain-containing protein yields MPKLSRYILVSIAVLAALILFTAAVLPIIVKNKAIAAIEDATGRTTRIGSVSINPLTLHVAVTDFAVAEKTGPPLIAFRTLEASVAPASIFKRALILSEITLDTPTVNLVRMAPNRFNFSDIIERQPKGKENEKKAPLRFSVNNIRLKNGSIDFDDRIVGGGRKHSIRSLDIALPFISNSPYLADNYIDPRISAVVNGAPFSFTGKLKPLSKSLETSVHIGLKQLSLPQYVAYYPVKPPADLTSGKLDVDLDLAYRISADKKPELALKGLTRLDAVAVDLPGGKPLLRLRSLEVKAAQLEALAGDFQFHSITADGLELFVERNQRGEWMYSRLVAPQKKQEEPKKSAEPAPKTTVVLPYFACKGGTVHFRDDQPKGGFQTTVADIEATVRNFSTAPGTTATYQLAFKPDQGVTLKTEGTFSAAPLTVASTIQLAGLNIQRAWPYLAPYLTAPVQGTVALAGEVGYSEPAGVTVQKGNLSVTGLAARYGHKEGFDLASLQVKDAGFRQSNNHLEIGDVRLSQGSLSLSKEADGKLSLLSLFPDQSSTPSSSTASPRRDVHRGSLPPEADSSRRGVASSSRKAAASSRSGDVSPAAASSRRGMTYHLKQLQLEKLNFAFTDKTFEEPPRFTLRNTNLTLTNLQGPKFAPAPLRFSATYGKGAALKLNGTITPTPFRYRGNVAISRLPISDFEPYFPETFNFSVIGGSLDTTMNLDLALKDGKAKGSFHGNAGVRDFHSIDAVGDQDLLKWESLQFDEFQGNFDPFALTIREVALNDVYSRIIIRKDGTLNLQDLVKKEPATVEASSPAGAKPAPASATTAAVATVATVTAAPSPAAQRQVSVGSVTIQNGTLAFTDNHLPQTFNSTFYNLGGRVSGLTSEESKFADVDLRGNLENHSPMQITGKLNPLRDDLFVDLKISFRDIELSPVTPYSGTYLGYAIDKGKLFLDLKYLIEKKQLTSENRVFIDQFTFGKKVESSQATSLPVRLAVALLKDRNGEIHLDLPVTGRTDDPQFSIWGLIGQVLKNLLVKAATSPFALLSSLGGSGQDFSVINFQPGSSELPADEEKKLTQLAKVIADRPGLKLEIKGFVDKGKDPEGYRQELLLRKVKNEKFLYLVKEQQTKEGDSSENVQLSPEEYSKFLKAVYKKEKFPKPRNALGMVKDLPDNEMKKLIVANTVVGENELQSLARERSATVIKYLVAKGGLPPEKLFQASDNIYKAPEKDTASRSRVEFNAIAR; encoded by the coding sequence GTGCCAAAGCTCAGCAGATATATCCTCGTTTCAATCGCAGTACTTGCCGCCCTCATTCTTTTTACTGCCGCGGTACTGCCTATCATCGTAAAAAACAAGGCTATAGCGGCCATCGAGGATGCCACAGGGCGTACCACGCGCATCGGTTCGGTCAGCATCAATCCGCTCACCCTGCACGTCGCCGTCACCGACTTCGCAGTAGCCGAGAAGACGGGTCCGCCGCTTATCGCCTTCCGCACCCTAGAGGCGTCGGTCGCACCGGCATCCATCTTCAAGAGGGCGTTGATCCTCTCCGAGATCACCCTCGACACCCCGACGGTCAACCTGGTCCGGATGGCCCCCAACCGCTTCAACTTCAGCGACATCATCGAGCGGCAACCCAAAGGAAAGGAGAACGAGAAGAAGGCCCCGCTGCGTTTTTCCGTCAACAACATCCGCCTGAAGAACGGGTCCATCGATTTCGACGACCGCATCGTTGGCGGGGGCAGGAAACACAGCATCCGCAGCCTCGACATCGCGCTGCCGTTCATCAGCAACAGCCCCTACCTGGCGGATAACTACATCGACCCGCGTATCTCCGCCGTGGTCAACGGCGCCCCCTTCAGCTTCACAGGGAAGCTGAAGCCGCTTAGCAAGTCGCTGGAAACCTCTGTCCACATCGGACTGAAACAGTTGAGCCTGCCCCAATACGTCGCCTACTACCCGGTCAAGCCGCCCGCCGACCTTACCTCCGGAAAGCTGGACGTCGACCTCGACCTCGCCTATCGCATCTCTGCCGACAAAAAGCCGGAGTTGGCCCTGAAAGGATTGACCAGGCTCGATGCTGTCGCGGTGGATCTCCCCGGCGGCAAACCGCTGCTGCGCCTCCGGTCGCTGGAGGTGAAAGCGGCCCAACTGGAGGCGCTGGCCGGAGACTTCCAGTTCCACTCCATCACTGCCGACGGGCTGGAACTTTTCGTTGAGCGTAACCAGCGCGGGGAGTGGATGTACTCCCGACTGGTTGCCCCGCAAAAGAAACAGGAGGAGCCCAAGAAGTCAGCGGAGCCTGCCCCCAAGACCACCGTTGTACTCCCCTACTTCGCCTGCAAGGGGGGGACGGTGCATTTCCGGGACGACCAACCCAAGGGAGGCTTCCAGACCACCGTTGCCGACATAGAAGCGACGGTACGAAATTTCAGCACCGCACCGGGAACGACTGCGACCTACCAGCTCGCCTTCAAACCGGACCAGGGGGTGACGCTCAAAACGGAAGGGACATTCTCCGCAGCGCCGCTGACCGTCGCCTCCACCATCCAACTCGCAGGGCTGAATATCCAGCGCGCCTGGCCGTACCTGGCCCCGTACCTGACCGCGCCGGTGCAAGGCACCGTGGCGCTGGCCGGTGAGGTCGGTTACAGCGAGCCTGCCGGGGTGACGGTCCAGAAAGGGAACCTCTCCGTCACGGGCCTCGCCGCTCGCTACGGTCACAAGGAAGGCTTCGACCTCGCCTCGCTCCAGGTCAAGGACGCCGGCTTCCGCCAAAGCAACAACCACCTCGAAATCGGTGACGTCCGCCTGTCCCAAGGTTCCCTGTCCCTGTCAAAGGAAGCCGATGGCAAGTTGTCGCTGCTCTCCTTGTTCCCGGACCAATCGAGTACTCCGAGTTCCTCCACAGCTTCACCGCGCAGGGACGTGCATAGGGGGAGCCTGCCCCCCGAAGCAGACTCATCGCGCAGGGGGGTAGCATCTTCATCGCGAAAAGCAGCAGCTTCATCGCGAAGCGGGGACGTGTCCCCCGCAGCAGCTTCATCGCGTAGGGGGATGACCTATCACCTGAAGCAGCTTCAGCTGGAAAAGCTGAACTTCGCCTTCACCGACAAGACCTTCGAAGAACCGCCGCGGTTCACCCTGCGCAACACGAACCTGACCCTTACCAACTTGCAGGGCCCGAAGTTCGCCCCGGCGCCGCTGCGCTTCTCCGCCACCTATGGCAAAGGGGCAGCCCTGAAGCTAAACGGGACCATTACCCCGACCCCTTTCCGCTACCGGGGGAACGTCGCCATATCCCGGCTCCCCATCTCCGACTTCGAACCCTACTTCCCCGAAACCTTCAACTTCTCGGTGATCGGAGGCTCGCTCGACACGACCATGAACCTAGACCTCGCCCTGAAGGACGGCAAGGCCAAGGGAAGTTTTCATGGCAATGCCGGGGTGCGCGACTTCCACAGCATCGACGCCGTTGGCGACCAGGACCTCCTGAAATGGGAAAGCCTGCAGTTCGACGAGTTCCAGGGCAACTTCGACCCGTTCGCTCTGACTATCCGCGAGGTCGCGCTCAACGATGTCTACTCACGCATCATCATCAGGAAGGACGGCACACTCAACCTCCAGGACCTGGTGAAGAAGGAGCCTGCAACGGTCGAAGCCTCCTCGCCAGCAGGGGCGAAACCGGCGCCGGCATCCGCCACCACGGCTGCGGTTGCGACGGTTGCCACAGTTACCGCCGCCCCGTCACCCGCAGCACAGCGTCAGGTCTCGGTTGGCAGCGTCACCATCCAGAACGGGACCTTGGCCTTCACTGACAACCACCTGCCCCAGACCTTCAACAGCACCTTCTACAACCTCGGGGGACGGGTCAGCGGGCTGACCTCCGAGGAATCCAAGTTCGCAGACGTCGACCTGCGCGGCAACCTGGAGAACCACTCGCCGATGCAGATCACCGGCAAGCTCAACCCGCTGCGGGATGACCTCTTCGTCGATCTGAAGATCTCCTTCCGCGACATCGAGTTATCCCCGGTGACACCGTATTCCGGCACCTACCTCGGCTATGCCATCGACAAGGGGAAGCTATTCCTCGATCTCAAGTACCTCATCGAGAAGAAGCAGCTCACCTCCGAAAACAGGGTCTTCATCGACCAGTTCACCTTCGGCAAGAAAGTGGAGAGCAGCCAGGCGACCAGCCTCCCGGTCCGCCTTGCCGTCGCCCTGCTCAAGGACCGCAACGGGGAGATCCATCTCGACCTCCCGGTGACCGGCCGCACCGACGATCCGCAGTTCAGCATCTGGGGACTGATCGGACAGGTGCTGAAGAACCTGCTGGTGAAGGCGGCGACATCTCCCTTCGCCCTGCTCTCCTCGCTGGGCGGCAGCGGTCAGGATTTCAGCGTCATCAATTTCCAACCCGGTTCCAGCGAACTGCCGGCAGACGAGGAAAAGAAACTGACCCAACTGGCCAAGGTGATCGCCGATCGCCCGGGGCTTAAACTGGAGATCAAGGGATTCGTCGACAAGGGGAAAGATCCGGAGGGGTATCGGCAGGAACTTTTGCTGCGCAAGGTGAAGAACGAAAAGTTCCTCTACCTGGTCAAGGAGCAGCAGACGAAGGAAGGCGACAGCAGCGAGAACGTCCAGCTCTCGCCGGAGGAATATTCCAAATTCCTGAAGGCGGTCTACAAGAAGGAGAAGTTCCCCAAGCCGCGCAACGCCCTGGGGATGGTGAAGGACCTGCCTGACAACGAGATGAAGAAACTGATCGTCGCCAACACGGTGGTCGGGGAGAACGAATTGCAGTCGCTGGCGCGGGAGCGCAGCGCCACCGTGATCAAGTACCTGGTTGCCAAGGGTGGGCTGCCGCCGGAAAAGCTGTTCCAGGCCAGCGACAACATCTACAAGGCTCCCGAGAAAGACACCGCGAGCCGCAGCCGCGTCGAATTCAACGCCATCGCGAGATAA
- a CDS encoding PAS domain S-box protein yields the protein MPWIIIAAIATASSVTILALVNVYLYSRYKEPFMKLWAVAWSILISRYIFLILSVLWPDCLVCKQINYLCIIASAVILLAGTRNFIGRPVAHGFTITGAAIALWTVGVLSSGLPVIYAIVPIFAFLAFTYIRIGIDVLKQAEPGEIASRVVGWLFITWGIHQADYPLLRPIEWFAPWGFLFGSIVATSIAIGMILIYFERTQRGLQEKETRHLNLIESSHNWIWEVDANARYTFVSPQVKELLGYAPEEVIGKTPFDLMPEGEAARIGAIFAGISAKREPFHRLENTNRHRDGRLVVLETSGVPYFDGQGNFLGYRGMDQDITERKQAETRREVSREVLQVLNEPGDLKESVQGIIELLRVKLDFAAVGIRLQEGEDYPYWAQSGFPQAMLVQENALVERSADGGVCRDQDGKVRLECTCGLVISGRVPLGHPNVTPGGSFWTNDSFQLLDLPRDQDPRHNPRNVCMHRDYASIALLPIRYKDKIVGLIQCNDHRKERFTPESLQHLEGIAAYVGAALMRKWSEEERVTLENQLQQAQRMESIGRLAGGVAHDFNNMLGVIIGHAGLALMDTTPADPIQVHLQEISKAAERSADLTRQLLAFARKQAIKPQVLDLNETISGMLKMLQRLIGEEIHLCWQPGSRIWPVKMDRSQIDQIMANLCVNARDAIVNVGTITIKTGTVTIDETYRLPHHQAVPGEYVWISVSDDGEGMDGETLGHIFEPFFTTKGIGAGTGLGLATIYGIVTQNHGFIEVTSEPGQGATFTIHIPRYVGADCAGELQGQASEPPRGQETVLLVEDEPAILQMTTMLLKNLGYAVLTAGSPNEAIRIAEQRPGGIDLLMTDVVMPEMNGRELASVLGVGQPHLKCLFMSGYTADIIAHHGVIDDGLYFIQKPFSLPVLAVKLREVLEQV from the coding sequence ATGCCTTGGATAATCATTGCCGCGATAGCGACTGCCAGTTCGGTGACGATACTGGCGCTTGTTAATGTCTACCTCTACTCCCGCTACAAAGAGCCCTTCATGAAACTGTGGGCGGTGGCATGGAGCATCCTCATCAGCAGGTACATCTTCCTGATCCTTTCGGTCCTTTGGCCTGACTGCCTGGTCTGCAAGCAAATCAACTACCTCTGTATCATCGCCAGTGCCGTCATCCTCCTGGCCGGCACCAGGAATTTCATCGGCCGCCCCGTCGCGCACGGGTTCACCATCACCGGCGCCGCTATAGCCCTGTGGACAGTCGGCGTCCTGTCGTCGGGGTTGCCGGTAATTTACGCCATCGTTCCCATCTTCGCCTTCCTCGCCTTTACCTACATCCGCATCGGCATCGACGTGTTGAAGCAGGCTGAACCGGGGGAGATCGCCAGCCGCGTGGTGGGCTGGCTCTTCATCACCTGGGGTATTCACCAGGCCGATTACCCGCTGCTGCGCCCCATAGAGTGGTTCGCGCCTTGGGGCTTTCTCTTTGGCAGCATCGTGGCCACCAGCATCGCCATCGGGATGATCCTCATTTATTTCGAGAGAACGCAGCGGGGGCTGCAGGAAAAAGAGACCCGGCACCTGAACCTGATCGAGTCGTCGCACAACTGGATCTGGGAGGTCGATGCCAACGCCCGTTACACCTTTGTCAGCCCCCAAGTAAAGGAGCTGCTCGGCTATGCGCCGGAGGAGGTGATCGGGAAGACCCCTTTCGACCTGATGCCGGAGGGGGAGGCTGCCCGCATCGGGGCCATCTTCGCCGGGATCAGCGCGAAGCGGGAGCCCTTTCACCGGCTGGAGAACACCAATCGGCACAGGGACGGGCGCCTGGTGGTCCTGGAGACCAGCGGCGTCCCGTACTTCGACGGCCAAGGCAATTTTCTTGGGTACCGTGGCATGGACCAGGACATAACGGAACGCAAGCAGGCGGAGACGCGCCGGGAGGTGAGCAGGGAGGTGCTGCAGGTCCTGAACGAACCCGGAGACCTCAAGGAGTCAGTGCAAGGGATCATCGAGTTGCTTAGGGTGAAGCTGGATTTTGCCGCGGTGGGGATTCGTCTGCAGGAGGGGGAGGATTATCCGTACTGGGCCCAGTCGGGATTCCCGCAGGCGATGCTTGTGCAGGAAAATGCCCTTGTGGAGCGTTCCGCGGATGGCGGTGTCTGCAGGGACCAGGACGGCAAGGTTCGGCTGGAATGCACCTGCGGCCTGGTGATCTCCGGGCGGGTGCCTCTGGGGCATCCTAACGTCACCCCGGGGGGAAGCTTCTGGACCAACGACTCGTTTCAGCTGCTGGATCTCCCCCGCGATCAGGATCCGCGCCACAACCCGCGCAACGTCTGCATGCACCGCGACTACGCGTCCATTGCGCTGCTCCCGATCCGCTACAAGGATAAGATCGTGGGGCTGATCCAGTGCAACGATCATCGCAAGGAACGCTTCACCCCGGAGTCGCTGCAGCACCTGGAAGGGATCGCGGCCTACGTCGGCGCGGCGCTGATGCGCAAGTGGTCCGAGGAGGAGCGGGTCACCCTCGAGAACCAGCTGCAACAGGCCCAGCGGATGGAATCGATAGGGCGGCTGGCGGGGGGCGTAGCGCATGACTTCAACAACATGCTGGGGGTCATTATCGGCCATGCCGGCCTGGCGCTGATGGACACCACCCCCGCGGACCCGATCCAGGTTCATCTGCAGGAGATCAGCAAGGCGGCGGAGCGCTCAGCCGATCTCACTCGCCAGTTGCTGGCCTTTGCCCGCAAGCAGGCCATCAAGCCCCAGGTGCTGGACCTGAACGAGACCATCAGCGGCATGTTGAAGATGTTGCAGCGGTTGATCGGGGAGGAGATTCACCTCTGCTGGCAGCCGGGGAGCAGGATCTGGCCGGTAAAGATGGACCGCTCACAGATCGACCAGATCATGGCCAACCTCTGCGTAAATGCCCGCGATGCCATTGTCAACGTCGGCACCATCACCATAAAGACCGGCACCGTCACTATCGACGAGACCTACCGGTTGCCCCATCACCAGGCCGTCCCGGGGGAGTACGTCTGGATCTCGGTCAGCGACGACGGCGAGGGGATGGACGGGGAAACGCTGGGGCACATCTTTGAGCCCTTCTTCACCACTAAGGGGATCGGTGCCGGGACCGGACTTGGCCTGGCCACCATCTACGGCATCGTCACCCAGAACCACGGCTTCATCGAGGTCACCAGCGAGCCGGGACAGGGGGCGACCTTCACCATCCATATCCCGAGGTACGTAGGTGCCGACTGTGCCGGGGAACTGCAAGGACAGGCGTCGGAACCGCCGCGCGGCCAGGAAACGGTCCTGCTGGTGGAGGATGAACCGGCGATACTACAGATGACAACCATGCTCTTGAAGAACCTGGGGTACGCGGTCCTGACGGCGGGGTCACCGAACGAGGCGATCCGGATCGCGGAGCAGCGGCCGGGTGGCATTGACTTACTGATGACGGACGTGGTCATGCCCGAGATGAACGGCCGGGAACTGGCTAGCGTGCTGGGCGTTGGACAGCCGCATTTGAAGTGCCTGTTCATGTCCGGATATACCGCCGACATCATCGCCCACCACGGGGTCATCGACGACGGGTTGTACTTCATCCAGAAGCCTTTCTCACTCCCGGTGCTGGCAGTAAAACTGCGCGAGGTGCTGGAACAGGTTTGA
- a CDS encoding sulfite exporter TauE/SafE family protein, whose amino-acid sequence MDFLIVLPVAFLASLLSAMSGAGSAMLTTPVWLALGFPLPVAIASNQLNGAAWTLLAARNYLKGRRVDWVLIRAMILCGLAGAYAGTTIVRGVDPRLLQRVIGVIILSLVVVVALNPSLGRDESEPVLSRFVTALLAFPLGVYESFFGSGNGLFTSLLLAKGRGQTLVVSLGCYYQIAFFWNCFAVAIYSAAGLADARLMIPSTVGSVAGAYLGSRIGRHKGHDWVRGLFVLLGGVLGLKLVLGL is encoded by the coding sequence ATGGATTTCTTGATCGTACTGCCGGTTGCTTTTCTCGCTTCGCTGCTCAGCGCCATGAGTGGCGCGGGCTCGGCCATGCTCACCACGCCGGTATGGCTGGCGCTCGGGTTCCCGCTGCCGGTGGCGATCGCTTCTAACCAGCTGAACGGGGCGGCCTGGACGCTGCTCGCCGCCCGCAACTACCTCAAGGGGCGCCGGGTCGACTGGGTGCTGATAAGGGCGATGATCCTGTGCGGACTGGCCGGTGCCTACGCGGGGACCACGATTGTGCGGGGCGTCGACCCCCGCCTGCTGCAACGCGTCATCGGCGTCATCATCCTGTCCCTGGTGGTCGTGGTGGCGCTGAACCCTTCCCTGGGACGGGACGAGAGCGAGCCTGTGCTCTCGCGATTCGTCACGGCCTTGCTCGCCTTTCCCCTAGGCGTCTACGAATCCTTCTTCGGCTCCGGCAATGGACTCTTCACTTCGCTGCTCCTCGCCAAGGGGCGCGGTCAGACCCTGGTGGTCTCGCTGGGGTGCTACTACCAGATCGCCTTCTTTTGGAACTGTTTTGCTGTTGCCATCTACAGTGCTGCCGGACTGGCCGATGCCCGGCTCATGATACCTTCCACGGTCGGTTCGGTGGCGGGCGCCTACCTCGGATCAAGGATCGGTCGGCACAAGGGGCACGACTGGGTGCGCGGGCTGTTCGTGCTCCTGGGGGGCGTCCTGGGCCTCAAACTGGTGCTTGGGTTGTAG
- the ygiD gene encoding 4,5-DOPA-extradiol-dioxygenase — MPSTMPALFLGHGNPMNALAHNDYTEGWRRLGQTIPRPKAIVCVSAHWYRPGTAVTVNESPRTIHDFGGFPPELYRMSYPAPGAPDLARRLQRLLSPLEVQGDDSWGLDHGTWAVLCHLYPEADIPVLQLSIDETQPAQFHYDLGRKLASLREEGILIVGSGNLVHNLHSYAWGKHLAEPYQWAVRFEARARELMLAGDHAPLVAYETLGEDARLSIPTPDHYLPLLYVLATRQGEEQITFPVQGIDGGSISMLAVRVG; from the coding sequence ATGCCCTCAACAATGCCTGCACTCTTTCTGGGCCATGGCAACCCGATGAACGCGCTGGCCCACAACGACTACACCGAAGGGTGGCGCCGCTTAGGGCAAACCATACCGCGCCCGAAGGCGATCGTCTGCGTTTCCGCCCACTGGTACCGCCCTGGCACCGCGGTTACCGTCAACGAAAGCCCCCGCACCATCCACGACTTCGGCGGATTCCCGCCGGAACTGTACCGGATGAGCTATCCCGCTCCGGGCGCTCCGGACCTTGCCCGCCGGCTGCAGCGCCTGCTCTCTCCGCTGGAGGTGCAGGGGGATGACAGCTGGGGTCTCGACCACGGCACCTGGGCCGTTTTGTGCCACCTCTATCCCGAGGCAGACATACCGGTGCTGCAGCTGAGCATCGACGAGACGCAACCGGCGCAGTTCCACTACGACCTGGGCAGGAAGCTCGCCTCGCTGCGCGAGGAGGGGATCCTCATCGTCGGCAGCGGCAACCTCGTGCACAACCTGCACAGCTATGCTTGGGGGAAACACCTTGCCGAGCCCTACCAGTGGGCGGTGCGCTTCGAAGCGAGGGCGAGGGAGTTGATGCTGGCCGGGGATCACGCTCCCCTAGTGGCGTACGAGACGCTGGGCGAGGATGCCCGGCTCTCGATCCCCACGCCGGACCATTACCTGCCGCTTCTGTACGTGCTGGCGACCAGACAGGGGGAGGAGCAGATCACCTTCCCGGTGCAGGGAATCGACGGCGGCTCCATCTCCATGCTGGCGGTCCGGGTCGGCTAG
- a CDS encoding DUF922 domain-containing protein — protein MMHRLIAGAGITLLFLVCSAPLFASDTASCELKVREGYRFYDISGKTLDDLVHEITLNGTKWNDGKVYSAMTNWDIHYKYDVACQNGRYSVKSAATRVDIVYNMPRLNLATCAPELVGIWNNYLTHLQGHEFGHKDLAVKAASEVNEMFGTLPSFSSEEELAAEITRRTEEKFKQLKEIQVAYDHDTRHGETQGAVLVAGSH, from the coding sequence ATGATGCACCGCCTCATAGCTGGCGCAGGGATCACCCTGCTCTTTCTGGTCTGCTCCGCCCCCCTGTTTGCTTCAGATACGGCTTCCTGCGAACTGAAGGTGAGAGAAGGTTACCGCTTTTATGACATAAGTGGGAAAACCCTCGACGATCTGGTACACGAGATCACTCTCAATGGAACCAAGTGGAACGATGGCAAAGTGTACTCCGCCATGACCAACTGGGATATTCACTACAAGTATGACGTCGCCTGCCAAAATGGCCGTTACTCTGTCAAATCCGCAGCCACCCGCGTGGACATCGTGTACAACATGCCCCGTCTCAATCTTGCCACCTGTGCCCCGGAACTGGTCGGTATCTGGAACAACTACCTGACCCACCTGCAGGGACACGAGTTCGGCCACAAGGACTTGGCGGTGAAGGCCGCCTCGGAGGTGAACGAGATGTTCGGCACGCTCCCCAGTTTCTCCAGCGAAGAGGAACTAGCCGCGGAGATCACCAGGCGCACCGAAGAGAAGTTCAAGCAGTTGAAGGAGATCCAGGTCGCGTATGACCACGATACCAGGCATGGCGAAACCCAGGGTGCCGTGCTGGTGGCGGGATCGCACTAA
- a CDS encoding hybrid sensor histidine kinase/response regulator: protein MSVDGDLTTQFLYEALSRGKREWELTFDAVPDLIFITDTQHTITRANRAMAERLGMRPAEIPGRKCYELFHEIGDVPGTCPFLKLLQDGEAPHVEMEERHLGGFFEISVSPLYNELGEITACVHVARDVTERKKAEEYRLALEQHLQQTQRLESLGVLSGGIAHDFNNILTIILGHCAMARMASPFEVHKHLEQIEQAGNRAADLCRQMLNYAGKSPLVQTEIDLNAQVREVVSMLQPAFKKKVSFKYLMEPDLSLIKGDQGQVQQIIMNLVVNAVEAIGDHKGTVGISLAGHTVTADDGSCDAFGNAIAPGSYVCLEVSDDGCGMSEETRQRVFDPFFSTKFTGRGLGMSATMGIIRSHNGALQLASALGEGSTFTIFFPTCPASSSHRGAAPAAELPMQSPERLEGTVLLVDDEPELRQVGTVLLNGLGLSVITACNGREALEVYREHSRDIDVVLMDLTMPEMDGVEAYQELRREAASLPILFCSGYGKKEVSPFIDSDPNAAFLPKPYNREQMRFMLRKLRDAAGSG, encoded by the coding sequence ATGTCAGTAGATGGCGATCTGACCACTCAGTTTCTCTACGAAGCACTCAGCCGCGGCAAAAGGGAATGGGAACTCACCTTCGACGCCGTCCCCGACCTCATTTTCATCACCGACACCCAACACACCATCACCCGCGCCAACCGCGCCATGGCCGAGCGCCTCGGCATGCGCCCCGCCGAGATCCCGGGCCGCAAGTGCTATGAACTGTTCCACGAGATCGGCGATGTCCCCGGCACCTGTCCTTTTCTGAAACTGCTTCAGGACGGCGAAGCTCCTCACGTGGAAATGGAAGAACGGCACCTGGGCGGCTTCTTCGAGATCTCTGTCTCTCCCTTATACAACGAACTAGGCGAGATCACTGCCTGCGTGCACGTTGCCCGGGACGTCACCGAACGCAAGAAGGCCGAGGAATACCGGCTCGCCCTGGAACAGCACCTGCAGCAAACCCAGAGGCTGGAAAGCCTCGGTGTCCTCTCCGGCGGCATCGCCCACGACTTCAACAACATCCTGACCATTATCCTCGGGCACTGCGCCATGGCTCGCATGGCCTCTCCCTTCGAGGTGCATAAGCACCTGGAGCAGATCGAACAGGCGGGGAACCGTGCCGCCGACCTGTGCCGCCAGATGCTCAACTACGCGGGCAAAAGCCCCCTAGTGCAAACGGAAATAGACCTCAACGCCCAGGTGCGCGAGGTGGTGAGCATGCTCCAACCCGCCTTCAAGAAGAAGGTGTCTTTCAAGTACCTGATGGAGCCGGACCTCTCGCTGATCAAGGGCGACCAAGGGCAGGTACAGCAGATCATCATGAACCTGGTGGTCAACGCAGTGGAGGCCATCGGGGATCACAAAGGGACCGTCGGCATCTCCCTTGCCGGGCACACCGTTACCGCGGATGATGGAAGCTGCGACGCGTTCGGCAATGCCATCGCCCCGGGCTCCTACGTCTGCCTCGAGGTCAGCGACGACGGTTGTGGCATGAGTGAGGAGACCCGCCAGCGGGTTTTTGACCCTTTCTTCAGCACCAAGTTCACCGGGCGCGGCCTTGGGATGTCCGCCACCATGGGCATTATCAGAAGCCACAATGGAGCCCTGCAACTTGCCAGCGCCCTTGGGGAAGGCTCCACGTTCACAATCTTCTTCCCGACGTGCCCCGCCTCGTCGTCCCATCGGGGCGCTGCCCCAGCCGCCGAACTGCCGATGCAATCGCCGGAACGGCTGGAAGGGACAGTCCTGCTGGTTGACGACGAACCGGAACTGCGCCAGGTCGGCACCGTGCTCCTGAACGGCCTGGGCCTGAGCGTCATCACGGCCTGCAATGGTCGTGAGGCGCTGGAGGTCTATCGCGAGCACTCCCGGGATATTGACGTTGTCCTGATGGACCTGACCATGCCCGAGATGGACGGTGTTGAAGCGTACCAGGAGCTGCGCCGGGAAGCCGCCTCACTTCCCATCCTCTTCTGCAGCGGCTACGGCAAAAAAGAAGTTTCCCCTTTCATCGACAGTGATCCCAATGCGGCATTTCTCCCCAAGCCCTACAACAGGGAACAGATGCGTTTCATGCTCCGCAAGCTGCGTGATGCCGCGGGCAGCGGGTAG